The following are from one region of the Parcubacteria group bacterium genome:
- a CDS encoding restriction endonuclease, which translates to MAKKQSMGEMVFVLYALVVFIKVLPLLFKNIALGVSIILVALFLPIAIYVLYKKRKKRSFFESKNSLEAIKNLTPTQFEEFICHLFDKLGYATEAVGRPNDGGIDAIATKEGAKHYIQCKKFITQQVSVGAMRDFYGAVVDKLSDAKAFFITTNVFTLEAENFAVGKSIELIDGKKLMEYVKTAGLDKAISNRPVFGSSISEKCPKCGGHLVLKTAHKGSHAGENFYGCSNFPNCHYIKNI; encoded by the coding sequence ATGGCTAAAAAACAATCAATGGGCGAGATGGTATTTGTACTATATGCACTCGTTGTGTTTATAAAGGTCTTACCATTGCTATTCAAAAATATAGCTTTAGGGGTTTCTATTATACTCGTGGCTTTATTCTTGCCTATAGCTATTTATGTTTTATACAAGAAGCGAAAGAAGAGGAGCTTTTTTGAAAGTAAAAATTCACTGGAGGCGATAAAAAACTTAACCCCAACTCAGTTCGAAGAGTTTATTTGTCATCTTTTTGATAAATTAGGTTATGCAACTGAAGCAGTTGGAAGGCCAAATGACGGAGGAATTGATGCGATCGCTACAAAAGAGGGAGCGAAGCACTACATTCAATGCAAAAAATTCATCACTCAGCAAGTATCTGTCGGAGCGATGCGTGATTTCTATGGCGCTGTAGTTGACAAGCTTTCTGACGCAAAGGCCTTTTTTATCACGACCAATGTTTTCACGTTGGAAGCGGAAAACTTCGCAGTGGGAAAATCAATCGAATTGATTGATGGAAAAAAATTGATGGAATATGTGAAGACGGCTGGATTGGACAAAGCAATTTCTAATCGTCCCGTCTTTGGATCTAGCATTTCTGAAAAATGTCCAAAGTGTGGTGGTCACTTGGTTTTGAAAACTGCGCACAAAGGTTCTCATGCGGGAGAAAATTTTTATGGCTGTTCCAATTTTCCAAATTGTCATTATATAAAAAACATCTAA